From a region of the Mycobacteroides saopaulense genome:
- a CDS encoding DUF5642 family protein: protein MPKPVTIKTWGIWAACALVLVATAGCGRTVQNPVNHNVKIANIASLKSQFGPEFEIKTMEPAGMDPKLLSPAPLPPGVTVDPPGCAKYSGGSAVPVGLKGNMAALTATGAGNQYVAVAVETSQEVPFDPAVSADCKKVGFRGNGIAGQTEVIDAPAIDGARTLGMKRDVLSGTSGRAIGQEVLNYSAYLGRYMVVVTVSPVAVGKVPPALPDGKRASDLLVKAVAAVRS from the coding sequence ATGCCCAAGCCCGTGACCATCAAGACCTGGGGAATCTGGGCCGCCTGCGCGCTGGTGCTCGTGGCCACGGCGGGATGTGGCCGAACCGTCCAGAATCCCGTCAACCACAACGTCAAGATCGCCAACATCGCCTCGCTGAAAAGCCAGTTCGGGCCGGAGTTCGAGATCAAGACAATGGAACCCGCTGGGATGGATCCCAAGCTGCTCTCTCCTGCTCCGCTGCCGCCGGGTGTGACGGTTGACCCTCCTGGTTGCGCCAAGTACAGCGGTGGCAGTGCCGTGCCCGTCGGGCTCAAGGGAAACATGGCGGCGTTGACCGCGACCGGCGCGGGCAACCAATATGTGGCAGTCGCCGTCGAAACCTCGCAAGAGGTCCCCTTCGACCCCGCTGTGTCGGCGGACTGCAAGAAGGTCGGTTTCCGCGGCAACGGAATCGCCGGACAGACCGAGGTGATCGACGCACCGGCCATCGACGGTGCGCGCACGCTCGGCATGAAACGCGACGTGCTCAGCGGGACCTCGGGCCGGGCGATCGGTCAGGAGGTCCTGAACTACTCGGCATATCTGGGCCGCTACATGGTGGTGGTCACGGTCAGCCCGGTCGCCGTCGGCAAGGTGCCGCCCGCGCTGCCCGACGGCAAGCGTGCATCGGATCTGCTGGTCAAGGCGGTTGCGGCGGTCCGCTCTTAA
- a CDS encoding alpha-ketoglutarate-dependent dioxygenase AlkB family protein, which yields MTHAVQASLFGAPAVPRRDLAGGAWLEVHHEWLGRADNLMGQLLAQVPWRAERRRMYDRTLDVPRLVSFHDLTAGPPPHPVLETICDRLNGEYADELGEPFTTVGLCQYRDGTDSVAWHGDTIGRGLREDTMVAIVSIGATRTFALRPRLGGESIRINVGHGDLLVMGGSCQRTWEHAIPKTSKPVGPRISLQYRPRDVR from the coding sequence GTGACACATGCGGTTCAGGCATCACTGTTCGGCGCACCGGCGGTCCCGCGCCGCGACCTGGCGGGCGGCGCTTGGCTTGAGGTGCACCATGAATGGCTCGGGCGTGCCGACAACCTCATGGGCCAGCTGTTGGCGCAGGTGCCCTGGCGCGCCGAACGCCGCCGCATGTACGACCGCACCCTCGATGTCCCCCGCCTAGTCAGCTTTCACGACCTGACCGCAGGTCCGCCGCCACACCCGGTGCTGGAGACCATCTGCGACCGGCTCAACGGCGAGTACGCCGACGAACTCGGCGAACCGTTCACCACGGTGGGCCTGTGTCAGTACCGCGACGGCACCGACAGCGTCGCCTGGCACGGCGACACCATAGGCCGTGGCCTGCGCGAGGACACCATGGTGGCGATCGTGAGCATCGGTGCCACACGCACTTTCGCTCTGCGCCCCCGGCTGGGCGGCGAGTCGATCCGCATCAACGTGGGCCATGGCGACCTGTTGGTGATGGGAGGCTCCTGCCAGCGCACCTGGGAGCACGCGATCCCCAAGACGTCCAAACCGGTGGGGCCACGAATCAGCCTGCAGTACCGACCACGCGACGTGCGTTAA
- the arcA gene encoding arginine deiminase, whose product MTDAPVLGANSEVGRLRAVVLHRPGDELKRLTPRNNDQLLFDGLPWVARAQEEHDAFAEVLRSRGVEVLLLSDLLREALASGAARVQGISAAVNARRLGYALAQDLSEYLRSLDAGDLAYVLMCGMTFDELPVGGKVAQPSLVRTMHHGSDFVIEPLPNLLFTRDSSFWIGHKFAITSLALPARVRETSLTDLIYAHHPRFLGVRRAYESHSAPVEGGDVLLLGPGVVAVGVGERTTPAGAEALARSLFDDGLAHTVLAVPIAQERASMHLDTVCTMVDTDAVVMYPAIQDSLSAFTIRRTEGGVSISGADPFVEAAADAMGIGKLRVIDTGLDPVTAEREQWDDGNNTLAVAPGVVVAYERNVETNARLEASGVEVLAISASELGTGRGGPRCMSCPVSRDFI is encoded by the coding sequence ATGACGGATGCTCCAGTGCTGGGTGCCAATTCAGAGGTGGGACGGCTGCGGGCGGTCGTGTTGCACCGGCCCGGTGACGAGCTCAAGCGTCTGACACCGCGCAACAACGACCAGTTGCTGTTCGACGGGCTGCCCTGGGTGGCGCGCGCGCAAGAGGAGCACGATGCCTTCGCCGAGGTGCTGCGTTCGCGGGGTGTCGAGGTGCTGTTGCTCTCCGATTTGTTACGCGAGGCACTCGCCAGCGGCGCGGCCCGCGTCCAGGGCATTTCTGCGGCGGTCAACGCGCGCAGGCTGGGTTACGCCCTGGCGCAGGATCTTTCGGAGTACCTGCGGTCGCTGGACGCCGGCGATCTGGCCTACGTGCTGATGTGCGGGATGACATTCGACGAGCTGCCGGTCGGCGGCAAGGTGGCGCAGCCGTCGCTGGTGCGGACCATGCATCACGGATCGGATTTCGTGATCGAGCCGCTGCCCAACCTGCTGTTCACCCGCGACTCCTCGTTCTGGATCGGCCACAAGTTCGCGATCACCTCGCTCGCGTTGCCGGCGCGGGTGCGCGAGACCTCGCTCACCGATCTGATCTACGCCCACCACCCGAGATTCCTCGGGGTGCGCCGCGCCTACGAGTCGCATTCGGCCCCGGTCGAGGGCGGTGACGTGCTGCTGTTGGGCCCCGGCGTGGTGGCCGTCGGGGTGGGGGAGCGCACCACCCCTGCCGGTGCGGAAGCACTGGCGCGTAGCCTTTTCGACGACGGACTGGCGCACACGGTGCTCGCGGTGCCCATCGCGCAGGAACGGGCGTCGATGCATCTCGACACCGTCTGCACCATGGTCGACACCGACGCCGTCGTGATGTATCCGGCGATCCAAGACTCGCTGTCGGCCTTCACTATTCGCCGCACCGAGGGTGGTGTCAGTATCTCCGGGGCGGACCCGTTCGTGGAGGCGGCCGCCGATGCGATGGGTATCGGCAAGCTACGTGTCATCGATACCGGGCTGGATCCGGTGACCGCCGAACGCGAGCAGTGGGACGACGGCAACAACACCCTGGCCGTGGCGCCCGGCGTCGTCGTCGCCTATGAGCGCAATGTGGAAACCAATGCGCGTCTGGAGGCCTCGGGTGTCGAGGTGCTGGCCATCTCGGCGTCGGAACTGGGCACCGGCCGGGGCGGACCGCGTTGCATGTCTTGCCCGGTGTCCCGCGACTTCATCTAG